The proteins below are encoded in one region of Silene latifolia isolate original U9 population chromosome 2, ASM4854445v1, whole genome shotgun sequence:
- the LOC141644191 gene encoding PLAT domain-containing protein 3-like — MGINVALLNIIIFLPFIFVSPSVAREEYNCVYNIYVKTGSIMKAGTDSKITLELFSKDSNGVRISDIESWGGLMGLNYDYFERDNLDIFSGRGPCLDEPVCAIKLISDGSGPHHGWYCDYVEIATTGSHLGCALEKFEVQQWLASDAPPYELTAVRNNCPYDDLHSKDIIQVVSQA; from the exons ATGGGGATCAATGTTGCTCTTCTCAATATTATCATCTTCttaccatttatctttgtttctCCATCT GTGGCTAGAGAAGAGTACAACTGTGTGTACAACATATACGTGAAAACCGGATCAATCATGAAAGCAGGAACAGACTCAAAAATTACACTAGAACTCTTTTCTAAAGATAGCAACGGTGTACGGATCAGTGACATTGAGAGTTGGGGTGGGCTTATGGGCCTTAACTACGACTACTTCGAGCGAGACAACTTGGACATCTTTAGCGGTCGAGGCCCATGCCTTGATGAGCCCGTCTGCGCCATTAAGCTTATTTCTGATGGGTCCGGCCCACACCATGGCTGGTACTGTGACTATGTCGAAATCGCCACCACTGGTTCACACTTGGGTTGTGCCCTGGAGAAGTTTGAGGTTCAGCAATGGCTCGCGTCTGACGCCCCGCCGTATGAGCTTACGGCAGTTAGGAATAATTGTCCTTATGACGACCTTcatagtaaagatattattcaaGTTGTATCCCAAGCTTGA
- the LOC141641919 gene encoding MLP-like protein 43, with the protein MSKVYKFEEKIEMNCSAQKIFDMLKVEKHDVTEVLSHKVPNIQARQGDWCTVGSTRKWDFIIGEKSTYLIDRLEALDEKNLKLTRSVIEGEMMCYCKTVLMHAQVIPKGYDDKSCVLKFVMEYEKINENAPEPKEFFNFGVGVFKELGNHLSSV; encoded by the exons ATGTCTAAAGTCTACAAGTTTGAAGAGAAAATTGAGATGAATTGTTCAGCTCAAAAAATATTTGACATGCTAAAGGTCGAAAAACATGACGTGACCGAGGTTTTATCTCACAAAGTTCCTAATATTCAAGCACGTCAAGGCGACTGGTGCACTGTGGGTAGTACCCGTAAATGGGACTTTATCATAG GTGAAAAGTCAACCTACCTCATAGATAGGCTTGAGGCACTTGATGAGAAGAATTTAAAGTTGACCCGTAGTGTGATCGAAGGGGAAATGATGTGTTATTGTAAAACCGTACTTATGCACGCACAAGTAATTCCTAAGGGGTACGATGACAAGTCTTGTGTTTTGAAATTCGTTATGGAATATGAGAAGATCAATGAAAATGCACCCGAACCTAAGGAGTTTTTCAATTTTGGTGTTGGTGTGTTCAAAGAATTGGGTAATCACCTCTCTTCTGTTTAA
- the LOC141641917 gene encoding putative F-box/kelch-repeat protein At5g24040, producing the protein MVNIPVYTKRKHCYLSMALRTTEYGCRGGAYDWAELPCDIIVSIFEHLDEYLVDIRRAASVCVAWHRAGSFLNSKEPSIINIPNCVCRDLKCNDSELRPNLLYFFISPAASNRPKTRAWLIRVEENGTNKWLLHPRSYLEYNFNLLDEHKILGVATLHILDIGNKSYIRIRKVISVSDLGMFLILFGNRKLGFWSKDSQWSYIKTRNYRFEDIIYLQNEFYAIDTIGKLVIINPTTLDVVEVASPPKGIEYDVKTMFLYLVCSDGYLYLVHTNFYRSHLSTEPNDVGVLMFDKQSRGWVRVENLGNKVFFITEYCTFSVTAKQLGWSRGSLICFMCDDFVKAHIFKVEGNVCREEKDLQSEIKVDFGRPPKWIRRMLLPSSEKRKSRKSKRNSASII; encoded by the coding sequence ATGGTGAATATTCCGGTCTACACAAAAAGGAAACATTGTTATCTTTCAATGGCTTTGAGAACTACAGAGTACGGCTGTAGGGGTGGTGCTTATGATTGGGCTGAACTGCCTTGTGACATTATAGTATCTATCTTCGAGCATCTAGACGAATACCTTGTTGATATACGTCGGGCTGCTTCGGTTTGCGTAGCCTGGCATCGTGCCGGGTCTTTTCTTAATTCCAAGGAGCCTTCCATCATCAATATTCCTAACTGTGTGTGTCGAGACCTCAAGTGTAATGATTCTGAATTGAGGCCAAATTTGCTTTATTTTTTCATCTCCCCGGCAGCCTCAAATCGGCCCAAAACTCGGGCTTGGCTGATTCGTGTGGAGGAGAATGGAACGAATAAATGGTTACTTCATCCACGCTCGTATTTGGAATATAATTTTAATCTTCTTGACGAACATAAGATATTGGGTGTGGCTACACTCCATATCCTCGACATCGGAAACAAATCTTATATCCGTATTCGTAAAGTTATTTCAGTTTCAGATTTGGGAATGTTCTTAATATTGTTTGGTAATAGAAAACTAGGTTTTTGGTCAAAAGATAGTCAATGGAGTTATATAAAGACCCGTAATTACAGGTTTGAAGATATTATATATCTTCAAAATGAATTTTACGCAATCGACACAATTGGTAAGCTTGTGATAATTAATCCGACTACACTCGATGTTGTTGAAGTCGCTTCTCCTCCCAAGGGAATCGAATATGATGTTAAAACCATGTTTTTGTATCTAGTGTGCTCGGACGGGTACTTGTATTTAGTACATACAAATTTCTATAGAAGTCACCTAAGTACGGAGCCAAACGATGTCGGAGTTTTGATGTTCGACAAGCAAAGCCGTGGGTGGGTAAGAGTCGAAAACTTAGGGAACAAAGTGTTTTTCATAACGGAGTATTGTACGTTTTCTGTTACTGCCAAACAACTAGGATGGAGTCGAGGGAGTTTGATTTGCTTTATGTGTGATGATTTTGTTAAAGCTCATATCTTCAAAGTCGAAGGTAACGTCTGTCGGGAAGAAAAGGACTTGCAGTCGGAAATCAAGGTTGATTTTGGTCGTCCACCAAAATGGATTCGCCGTATGCTGTTACCTTCGAGCGAAAAGAGAAAATCTCGAAAAAGCAAACGAAATTCCGCATCTATTATCTAA
- the LOC141644192 gene encoding MLP-like protein 31 has protein sequence MAKMHKMDGKVELNCSAEKIFETLGAKLPHVPQLCSGAIPGISVHHGDLHSVGSTTKWDLNMGGKQTYVIGRNDAIDVENMKIIRSIIDGEIMTHYKSLKMQLQPISKGNGKSCVMMFSLEYEKMDEDAPDPTEFFNFVHNVFKKLGDQLSSVN, from the exons ATGGCTAAAATGCACAAGATGGACGGGAAAGTTGAGTTGAATTGTTCAGCTGAGAAAATATTTGAAACATTAGGAGCTAAACTACCTCATGTTCCTCAACTTTGCTCCGGCGCAATTCCTGGAATTAGCGTACACCACGGTGACTTGCACAGTGTGGGTAGTACCACCAAATGGGACTTGAACATGG GTGGTAAGCAAACATATGTGATAGGGAGGAATGATGCAATTGATGTGGAAAATATGAAAATAATTCGAAGTATCATTGATGGGGAAATAATGACCCATTACAAATCGTTGAAGATGCAACTCCAACCAATTTCAAAGGGAAATGGCAAGTCTTGTGTTATGATGTTTAGTCTGGAATATGAGAAGATGGATGAAGATGCACCCGACCCAACTGAGTTTTTCAACTTTGTACATAATGTATTCAAGAAGTTGGGCGATCAACTCTCCTCGGTTAACTAG
- the LOC141632471 gene encoding MLP-like protein 43, producing the protein MAKMHKMEEKIELNCSAEKIFEMLRAKQPDIPELCSDKIPGIKAHQGDWLSVGSTRKWDLNMGENQPTYFIDRLDAVDEENMVITRSVIDGEMMKHYKSLKVHGQAIPKGNDNKSCVMVFSLEYEKIDEDAPEPNYLLDFGVGVLKDLSHHLSSA; encoded by the exons ATGGCTAAAATGCATAAAATGGAGGAGAAAATTGAGTTGAATTGTTCAGCTgagaaaatatttgaaatgctgAGAGCTAAACAACCCGATATCCCCGAGCTTTGCTCCGACAAAATTCCCGGTATTAAAGCACACCAAGGTGACTGGCTCAGTGTGGGTAGTACCCGCAAATGGGACTTGAACATGG GGGAGAATCAGCCAACATATTTTATTGATAGGCTCGACGCGGTTGATGAGGAGAATATGGTAATCACTCGCAGTGTGATTGACGGGGAAATGATGAAACATTACAAGTCACTGAAAGTCCATGGCCAAGCAATTCCGAAAGGGAATGACAACAAGTCTTGCGTAATGGTATTTAGTTTGGAATATGAAAAGATCGATGAAGATGCACCCGAACCCAATTACCTCCTCGATTTTGGAGTTGGTGTTCTTAAGGACTTGAGTCATCACCTCTCTTCCGCTTAA